Proteins from one Fragaria vesca subsp. vesca linkage group LG6, FraVesHawaii_1.0, whole genome shotgun sequence genomic window:
- the LOC101294188 gene encoding uncharacterized protein LOC101294188: MEMLNLRFIALAAVAVFGILFTSELDVVLGQAACQGDMQGLITQCEPYVMKGSLLPPTGSEGCCAAIKTLDIPCACQHVTKVVETVVDMGKVVKVVRSCGIPVPEGMKCGSYTVPPGSR; the protein is encoded by the exons ATGGAAATGCTCAATCTTCGTTTCATAGCTTTAGCTGCTGTTGCTGTGTTTGGAATTCTATTCACTAGTGAACTTGATGTGGTTCTGGGGCAAGCCGCTTGTCAAGGTGACATGCAGGGTCTGATAACGCAATGTGAACCTTATGTTATGAAGGGCAGTTTGTTGCCGCCAACGGGATCTGAAGGATGCTGCGCTGCGATAAAAACGTTAGACATTCCATGCGCGTGCCAGCACGTGACCAAGGTGGTCGAGACGGTGGTTGACATGGGCAAGGTGGTTAAGGTCGTCAGGTCCTGCGGTATCCCTGTTCCTGAAGGAATGAAGTGTGGAA GTTATACAGTTCCACCGGGAAGTCGTTAG